One genomic window of Streptomyces sp. NBC_01498 includes the following:
- the moeZ gene encoding adenylyltransferase/sulfurtransferase MoeZ, with translation MSLPPLVEPAAELTVDEVRRYSRHLIIPDVGMDGQKRLKNAKVLVVGAGGLGSPALMYLAAAGVGTLGIVEFDEVDESNLQRQIIHSQADIGRSKAASARDSVLGINPLVKVVLHEERLESENVMEIFAQYDLIVDGTDNFATRYLVNDACVLLGKPYVWGSIYRFDGQASVFWSEHGPCYRCLYPEPPPPGMVPSCAEGGVLGVLCASIGSIQVNEAIKLLAGIGEPLLGRLMIYDALEMQYRQVKVRKDPDCAVCGENPTVTELIDYEAFCGVVSEEAQVAAAGSTITPKQLKEWLDDGENIELIDVREPNEFEIVSIPGARLIPKNEFLMGNALQDLPQDKKIVLNCKTGVRSAEVLAVLKSAGFADAVHVGGGVIGWVNQIEPEKPVY, from the coding sequence GTGTCGCTGCCACCCCTGGTAGAGCCCGCTGCCGAGCTCACCGTCGACGAGGTCCGCAGGTACTCCCGTCACCTGATCATCCCGGACGTCGGGATGGACGGGCAGAAGCGGCTGAAGAACGCGAAGGTGCTCGTCGTCGGCGCCGGCGGGCTCGGCTCGCCCGCGCTGATGTATCTGGCCGCCGCCGGTGTCGGCACGCTCGGCATCGTGGAGTTCGACGAGGTCGACGAGTCGAACCTCCAGCGTCAGATCATCCACAGCCAGGCGGACATCGGCCGTTCCAAGGCCGCGTCCGCGCGTGACTCCGTCCTCGGCATCAACCCCCTGGTGAAGGTCGTCCTTCACGAGGAGCGGCTGGAGTCCGAGAACGTCATGGAGATCTTCGCCCAGTACGACCTGATCGTGGACGGCACGGACAACTTCGCCACCCGCTATCTGGTCAACGACGCGTGCGTGCTGCTGGGCAAGCCGTACGTATGGGGCTCGATCTACCGCTTCGACGGTCAGGCGAGCGTCTTCTGGTCCGAGCACGGTCCCTGCTACCGCTGCCTCTACCCGGAGCCGCCGCCGCCCGGCATGGTGCCGAGCTGCGCCGAGGGCGGTGTCCTCGGCGTGCTGTGCGCGTCGATCGGATCCATCCAGGTCAACGAGGCCATCAAGCTCCTCGCCGGGATCGGTGAGCCGCTGCTCGGCCGTCTGATGATCTACGACGCGCTGGAGATGCAGTACCGCCAGGTGAAGGTTCGCAAGGACCCCGACTGCGCGGTCTGCGGCGAGAACCCGACCGTCACCGAGCTCATCGACTACGAAGCCTTCTGCGGCGTCGTGTCCGAGGAGGCCCAGGTGGCGGCGGCCGGTTCGACGATCACTCCGAAGCAGCTCAAGGAGTGGCTCGACGACGGCGAGAACATCGAACTCATCGACGTGCGGGAGCCCAACGAGTTCGAGATCGTCTCGATCCCGGGCGCCCGGCTGATCCCGAAGAACGAGTTCCTGATGGGCAACGCGCTCCAGGATCTGCCGCAGGACAAGAAGATCGTCCTGAACTGCAAGACGGGTGTCCGCAGTGCGGAAGTACTCGCGGTCCTGAAGTCGGCGGGCTTCGCCGACGCCGTGCACGTCGGCGGCGGAGTGATCGGCTGGGTCAACCAGATCGAGCCGGAGAAGCCGGTCTACTGA
- a CDS encoding NAD-dependent epimerase/dehydratase family protein produces MRVLLLGANGFLGRFVADRLLADPAVHLTALGRGDDADVRFDLANGSPGALTRFLDAVHPGVVVNCAGATRGGARELTRHNTVAVATVCEALRRSGCGARLVQLGCSSEYGPSQPGSSTAEDAVPRPGGPYGVSKLAASELVLGSGLDAVVLRVFSPVGPGTPAGSPLGRLAEAMRRAIQSGDGELKLGGLGVQRDFVDVRDVARAVHAASLSAAQGVVNIGTGRAVRLRDAAAVLARVAGYGGALHELDTPPGPPRAHVSHGPHATLGPPRGEHPSEQLGAGPYPYPDGCGGWQQADVRTARDRLGWRPRINLEESLADIWMEAACRI; encoded by the coding sequence ATGAGGGTCCTGCTGCTCGGCGCCAACGGCTTTCTCGGGCGCTTCGTCGCCGACCGGCTGCTCGCCGACCCGGCCGTGCATCTGACCGCACTCGGCCGCGGCGACGACGCCGACGTCCGCTTCGACCTCGCCAACGGCAGCCCCGGCGCCCTCACCCGGTTCCTGGACGCCGTCCACCCCGGCGTCGTCGTGAACTGCGCGGGTGCCACCCGGGGCGGCGCCCGCGAGCTGACCCGGCACAACACCGTCGCCGTCGCGACCGTCTGCGAGGCCCTGCGCCGCAGCGGCTGCGGCGCCCGCCTCGTCCAGCTCGGCTGCTCCTCCGAGTACGGGCCCTCCCAGCCCGGCTCCTCGACCGCCGAGGACGCGGTGCCACGCCCCGGCGGGCCGTACGGCGTCAGCAAGCTCGCCGCCAGCGAACTGGTCCTCGGCTCCGGGCTCGACGCCGTCGTCCTGCGGGTCTTCTCCCCCGTCGGACCCGGCACCCCGGCGGGCTCACCGCTCGGCCGGCTCGCCGAGGCCATGCGCCGCGCCATCCAGTCCGGCGACGGGGAGCTGAAGCTCGGCGGGCTCGGTGTGCAGCGCGACTTCGTGGACGTACGCGACGTGGCCCGCGCCGTGCACGCCGCCTCGCTCTCCGCCGCACAGGGCGTCGTCAACATCGGTACGGGGCGCGCCGTCCGGCTCCGGGACGCCGCCGCCGTCCTCGCCAGGGTCGCCGGATACGGAGGCGCCCTGCACGAACTGGACACGCCCCCCGGCCCGCCGCGCGCCCATGTGTCGCACGGCCCGCACGCCACCCTCGGCCCGCCGCGCGGCGAGCACCCGTCGGAGCAGCTGGGCGCGGGGCCGTACCCGTACCCCGACGGCTGCGGCGGCTGGCAGCAGGCCGACGTGCGTACCGCGCGCGACCGGCTCGGCTGGCGGCCCCGGATCAATCTGGAGGAGTCACTGGCCGACATCTGGATGGAGGCGGCATGCCGTATCTGA
- a CDS encoding glycosyltransferase gives MRIGLLTDGGYPYATGESRLWCDRLVRGLAGHEFDIYALSRSAHQEGAGWIQLPPPVRRVRTASLWSAEGDGRAYGRRERRRFTRHFGELITAVCAPDAGADGGTDGAGGGTGVAGGASGAEPGTRAVGRPDGTDGTGVKRGVSGADAVAPRGARAFADGLYGLADLARDHGGLPTALRSETAVRILEAACHAPGARRGVRGAGVPDYLAFADRVERALRPLSLDWYDDDGLGTADLCHATTGGPAALPGLLAKRFFGTPLLVTEYGVHLRAHYLAAGPAGEAPPRMPVRALLAAFQGRLAAEVYRQAAVITPGNTHARRWQERCGADRAKLRTVYPGMETGRFRSPAAPDERDPGDPHTLVWVGRIEPAKDLISLLHAFAHIRKEEPSARLRVVGAAAQGAEATAYLAHCRLLAARLFPDEAADAHPDGGSPVSFEEAGGPGAAELAQVYAAAGVVVLSSIVEGFPVSLVEAMFCGRATVSTDVGAVVEVVGGTGLVVPPRDPRALADACLALVRDPERRERLGAAARARALELFTVEQNLAAFRALYLELVAHTPVRHPAGTADTRHGPLPFAGPAEGRIPGHRPTARVRTVPIPGLSPVPMVPPVSMSPPPATVSVAPPARPRAPRPSTEAVAVGAGQTAGESDA, from the coding sequence GTGCGGATCGGACTCCTCACGGACGGTGGGTACCCGTATGCGACGGGTGAGTCCAGGCTCTGGTGCGACCGGCTCGTACGCGGGCTCGCCGGGCACGAGTTCGACATCTACGCGCTCAGCCGCAGCGCCCACCAGGAGGGCGCGGGCTGGATACAGCTGCCGCCCCCGGTGCGGCGGGTGCGCACCGCGTCCCTCTGGTCGGCGGAAGGCGACGGGAGGGCGTACGGGCGGCGCGAACGGCGTCGCTTCACGAGGCACTTCGGGGAGCTGATCACCGCCGTGTGCGCCCCGGACGCGGGCGCAGACGGAGGCACGGACGGCGCGGGTGGCGGCACGGGCGTGGCGGGCGGCGCGAGTGGTGCGGAGCCCGGCACGCGCGCGGTGGGCCGCCCGGACGGCACGGACGGCACGGGCGTGAAGCGTGGCGTGAGCGGCGCGGACGCCGTCGCCCCGCGTGGTGCCCGCGCCTTCGCCGACGGGCTGTACGGGCTCGCCGACCTCGCGCGCGACCACGGCGGCCTGCCCACGGCGCTGCGCTCGGAGACCGCCGTACGGATACTGGAAGCCGCCTGCCACGCCCCCGGCGCGCGCCGGGGCGTGCGCGGCGCCGGTGTCCCCGACTACCTCGCCTTCGCCGACCGGGTGGAACGGGCACTGCGCCCGCTCTCCCTCGACTGGTACGACGACGACGGCCTCGGCACCGCCGATCTGTGCCACGCGACGACCGGCGGTCCCGCCGCCCTTCCCGGACTTCTGGCCAAACGCTTCTTCGGCACGCCGCTCCTGGTCACCGAGTACGGCGTCCATCTGCGGGCCCACTATCTGGCCGCCGGACCCGCCGGGGAAGCGCCCCCGCGCATGCCGGTGCGCGCCCTGCTCGCGGCCTTCCAGGGCAGGCTCGCCGCCGAGGTCTACCGGCAGGCGGCCGTCATCACCCCCGGCAACACCCACGCCCGCCGCTGGCAGGAGCGCTGCGGCGCCGACCGCGCCAAACTGCGCACGGTCTACCCCGGTATGGAGACCGGGCGCTTCCGGTCACCGGCCGCCCCGGACGAGCGTGACCCCGGTGACCCGCACACGCTCGTCTGGGTCGGCCGGATCGAGCCCGCCAAGGACCTGATCTCCCTGCTGCACGCCTTCGCCCACATCCGTAAGGAGGAGCCCTCCGCCCGGCTGCGCGTCGTCGGCGCCGCCGCGCAGGGCGCCGAGGCGACCGCGTACCTCGCCCACTGCCGCTTGCTGGCCGCCCGGCTGTTCCCGGACGAGGCGGCCGACGCGCACCCCGACGGCGGGAGCCCCGTCTCCTTCGAGGAGGCCGGCGGGCCCGGCGCGGCGGAGCTGGCGCAGGTGTACGCGGCGGCCGGGGTGGTCGTCCTGTCCAGCATCGTCGAGGGCTTCCCGGTCAGCCTGGTCGAAGCGATGTTCTGCGGGCGCGCGACCGTCTCCACCGATGTCGGCGCCGTGGTCGAAGTCGTCGGCGGTACGGGGCTGGTGGTGCCCCCGCGCGACCCGCGGGCGCTCGCCGACGCCTGTCTCGCGCTGGTGCGCGACCCCGAGCGCCGCGAACGGCTCGGCGCCGCCGCGCGGGCACGCGCGCTGGAACTCTTCACCGTCGAACAGAACCTGGCGGCGTTCCGCGCCCTCTATCTGGAACTCGTCGCGCACACCCCGGTCCGCCACCCCGCCGGGACGGCGGACACGCGGCATGGCCCGCTGCCGTTCGCCGGCCCGGCGGAGGGCCGCATCCCCGGCCACCGGCCCACCGCCCGGGTGCGGACCGTCCCGATCCCCGGCCTGTCGCCGGTCCCGATGGTGCCCCCCGTGTCGATGTCCCCGCCGCCCGCCACCGTCTCCGTTGCCCCGCCCGCGCGGCCCCGGGCGCCACGCCCTTCCACGGAGGCCGTCGCCGTGGGCGCCGGACAGACCGCGGGGGAGAGCGATGCCTGA
- a CDS encoding DUF3152 domain-containing protein → MGRHSRKGPAPRRSDSGQRPSAAGGPPPGEGPPRPQPPAEGQDRAAPAYGTPAHGVPRVRGGHPEHREPGGGWGDQQRYGDRPGATPGRPPYPQGPGGPTRDPMGPGGPTRGARQDVRSAPPAQRRFPGPRREFVEAFDAPPTPRTRPDPYGTGRDADDARWRPDPYASVADWDDENSRPGAASTALAGDSGRGSDRDGPMGLRDADGAGERPVKGGLGRTFTGIAAMAVTTVLAVVVAGQVGAGGGPRADALPAGGLARDGEGAASRSDGRPTPQEAPVAKAPAPPPTFGQLMARQFPLAADLSGPGEFDAVPGLAGAPGEGRKVRYRIDVEKGLGLDPALFADAVHKTLNDERSWAHDGAMTFERIAGGSPDFVITLASPRTTAEWCAKSGLDTTVDNVSCDSASTDRVMINAFRWAQGAKTYGPKAMLTYRQMLINHEIGHRLGHDHVSCRTPGSLAPVMQQQTKTLSLDGVTCKPNPWPFPGS, encoded by the coding sequence GTGGGACGACACAGCCGTAAGGGCCCCGCACCCCGGCGGTCCGACAGCGGGCAGCGGCCCTCGGCCGCGGGCGGCCCCCCGCCCGGCGAAGGGCCCCCGCGCCCCCAGCCGCCCGCCGAAGGCCAGGACCGGGCCGCACCGGCGTACGGCACCCCCGCGCACGGCGTGCCCCGGGTGCGCGGCGGTCATCCCGAGCACCGTGAGCCCGGCGGCGGCTGGGGCGATCAGCAGCGGTACGGCGACCGGCCGGGAGCCACTCCGGGCCGCCCTCCCTATCCGCAGGGCCCCGGAGGCCCGACGCGGGATCCGATGGGACCGGGCGGGCCCACACGGGGAGCGCGCCAGGACGTGCGGTCGGCGCCGCCCGCGCAGCGCCGGTTCCCCGGGCCGCGACGCGAGTTCGTGGAAGCCTTCGACGCCCCGCCCACTCCGCGCACCCGCCCCGACCCGTACGGCACCGGCCGTGACGCCGACGACGCGCGGTGGCGGCCCGATCCGTACGCCTCCGTCGCCGACTGGGACGACGAGAACAGCCGCCCCGGCGCGGCCTCCACCGCCCTCGCGGGCGACTCCGGGCGCGGCTCCGACCGGGACGGCCCCATGGGGCTCCGGGACGCCGACGGCGCCGGGGAACGGCCCGTCAAGGGCGGTCTGGGGCGCACCTTCACCGGGATCGCTGCCATGGCCGTGACCACCGTGCTCGCCGTCGTGGTGGCCGGTCAGGTCGGCGCCGGCGGGGGCCCCCGGGCCGACGCCCTCCCGGCGGGCGGCCTCGCCCGCGACGGCGAGGGCGCCGCCTCGCGCTCGGACGGGCGGCCGACCCCGCAGGAAGCGCCTGTGGCCAAGGCGCCCGCGCCGCCTCCCACCTTCGGCCAGCTGATGGCCCGGCAGTTCCCGCTGGCCGCCGATCTGAGCGGGCCGGGCGAGTTCGACGCGGTGCCCGGCCTCGCCGGTGCGCCGGGCGAGGGCCGCAAGGTCCGCTATCGCATCGACGTCGAGAAGGGCCTCGGGCTCGACCCGGCGCTGTTCGCGGACGCCGTGCACAAGACCCTCAACGACGAACGGAGTTGGGCGCACGACGGCGCCATGACGTTCGAGCGGATCGCGGGCGGCTCGCCCGACTTCGTGATCACGCTGGCGAGCCCACGAACGACGGCCGAGTGGTGCGCCAAGTCCGGCCTCGACACCACCGTCGACAACGTGTCCTGCGACTCGGCGTCCACCGACCGCGTCATGATCAACGCGTTCCGCTGGGCCCAGGGGGCCAAGACGTACGGCCCCAAGGCGATGCTCACCTACCGGCAGATGCTGATCAACCACGAGATCGGCCACCGGCTCGGGCACGACCACGTGAGCTGCCGGACCCCCGGCTCCCTCGCGCCCGTCATGCAGCAGCAGACCAAGACGCTCAGCCTCGACGGCGTCACGTGCAAGCCCAACCCGTGGCCGTTCCCCGGCAGTTGA
- a CDS encoding alpha/beta fold hydrolase, whose translation MSSTELPETLAAAVPRVSAVRVAEGERLRTVSLPGLTLHVRARPGTRSGLPRALYVHGLGGSSQNWSDLMPLLADVVDGEAVDLPGFGDSPPPGDRNYSVTAHARAVIRLLDSGGPARGPVHLFGNSLGGAVATRVAAARPDLVRTLTLVSPALPEIRVQRQALPTALLALPGVASLFGRMTREWTAEQRTRGVMALCYGDPGRVSEEGLRHAVEEMERRQSLPYFWDAMARSARGIVDAYTLGGQQGLWRQAERVLAPTLLVYGGRDQLVSYRMARKASVAFRDSRLLTLPDAGHVAMMEYPRAVAEAARALVRESESGGAASETNRPAGRTDGENAGGDDRSDDDSDRS comes from the coding sequence ATGTCTTCGACCGAGCTGCCGGAAACCCTCGCCGCCGCCGTCCCGCGGGTGAGTGCCGTCCGGGTCGCCGAAGGTGAGCGGCTCCGTACGGTCTCCCTGCCGGGGCTGACCCTCCACGTCCGCGCACGCCCCGGGACACGCTCCGGGCTGCCGCGCGCGCTGTACGTGCACGGTCTCGGCGGCTCCTCGCAGAACTGGTCCGACCTGATGCCGCTCCTGGCGGACGTGGTCGACGGCGAGGCGGTCGACCTGCCCGGCTTCGGCGACTCCCCGCCACCCGGCGACCGCAACTACTCGGTCACCGCCCACGCGCGTGCCGTGATCCGGCTCCTCGACTCCGGCGGCCCGGCCCGGGGCCCGGTGCACCTGTTCGGCAACTCCCTGGGCGGCGCCGTCGCGACCCGCGTCGCCGCCGCCCGCCCCGACCTGGTGCGCACCCTCACCCTCGTCTCGCCCGCGCTGCCGGAGATCCGCGTGCAGCGCCAGGCCCTGCCGACAGCCCTGCTCGCGCTGCCCGGCGTCGCGTCCCTCTTCGGACGGATGACGCGCGAGTGGACGGCCGAGCAGCGCACCCGAGGGGTGATGGCCCTCTGTTACGGCGACCCCGGCCGGGTCTCCGAGGAGGGGCTGCGGCACGCGGTGGAGGAAATGGAGCGCCGGCAGAGCCTTCCGTACTTCTGGGACGCGATGGCCCGCTCCGCGCGGGGCATCGTCGACGCGTACACCCTCGGCGGGCAGCAGGGGCTGTGGAGGCAGGCCGAGCGGGTCCTGGCGCCGACGCTCCTGGTGTACGGAGGGCGGGATCAGCTCGTTTCGTACCGAATGGCCCGGAAGGCGTCGGTGGCGTTCCGGGATTCCCGGCTCCTGACGCTTCCGGACGCCGGGCATGTTGCCATGATGGAGTACCCGCGGGCGGTCGCGGAGGCCGCGCGCGCACTCGTCCGCGAATCGGAATCCGGCGGAGCGGCGAGTGAGACGAACCGGCCCGCCGGCCGTACAGACGGTGAGAACGCCGGTGGCGACGACCGCAGTGACGACGACAGTGACAGGAGCTGA
- a CDS encoding TetR/AcrR family transcriptional regulator produces MTAIEQTEAARPRGTRLPRRARRNQLLGAAQEVFVAQGYHAAAMDDIAERAGVSKPVLYQHFPGKLDLYLALLDQHCEALLHAVRTALASTSDNKLRVAATMDAYFAYVEDEGGAFRLVFESDLTNEPAVRERVDRVALQCAEAISDVIASDTGLSKEESMMLAVGLGGVSQVVARYWLSSESVIPRDKAVELLTSLAWRGIAGFPLHGSEQHPGA; encoded by the coding sequence GTGACAGCCATAGAGCAGACCGAGGCGGCGCGCCCGCGAGGCACGCGCCTGCCACGCCGCGCTCGACGCAATCAGCTTCTGGGCGCGGCCCAGGAGGTGTTCGTCGCACAGGGTTACCACGCCGCGGCGATGGACGACATCGCCGAGCGCGCGGGCGTCAGCAAGCCCGTCCTGTACCAGCACTTCCCCGGAAAGCTGGACCTCTACCTGGCCCTCCTCGACCAGCACTGCGAGGCCCTGCTGCACGCCGTGCGTACGGCCCTGGCGTCGACCAGCGACAACAAGCTCCGCGTCGCGGCCACGATGGACGCGTACTTCGCCTATGTCGAGGACGAGGGCGGCGCGTTCCGGCTGGTCTTCGAGTCCGACCTGACGAACGAGCCCGCCGTGCGCGAGCGCGTCGACCGGGTGGCGCTCCAGTGCGCCGAGGCGATCTCCGACGTGATCGCGTCGGACACGGGCCTCTCCAAGGAGGAGTCCATGATGCTGGCCGTCGGACTCGGCGGTGTCTCCCAGGTGGTGGCCCGCTACTGGCTCTCCAGCGAATCGGTTATTCCCCGCGACAAGGCCGTGGAGCTCCTCACCTCCCTCGCCTGGCGCGGCATCGCCGGATTCCCGCTGCACGGCAGCGAGCAGCACCCCGGCGCCTGA
- a CDS encoding DUF3107 domain-containing protein: MEVKIGVQHTPREIVLESGQSAAEVEGAVADALAGKAKLLSLTDEKGRKVLVPADRIAYVEIGEPTTRRVGFGAL, translated from the coding sequence GTGGAGGTCAAGATCGGCGTGCAGCACACGCCCCGCGAGATCGTTCTGGAGAGCGGGCAGTCCGCCGCGGAGGTGGAGGGCGCCGTGGCCGACGCACTCGCCGGCAAGGCGAAGCTGCTCAGCCTCACGGACGAGAAGGGGCGGAAGGTGCTCGTACCTGCCGACCGGATCGCGTACGTGGAAATCGGCGAGCCGACGACACGACGGGTGGGCTTCGGCGCGCTCTAG
- a CDS encoding ferritin-like fold-containing protein has product METSDNATAPESAPGSTPGSAPAPVSGSGSAEPTGIAAQDWATASADPRYRAAVVDLLGALAYGELAAFERLAEDAKLAPTLDDKAELAKMASAEFHHFERLRDRLGEIDADPTGAMDPFAAALDDFHRQTAPSDWLEGLVKAYVGDSIASDFYREVAARLDTDTRGLVLAVLDDTGHGNFAVEKVRAAIEAEPRVGGRLALWARRLMGEALSQAQRVVADRDALSTMLVGGVADGFDLAEVGRMFSRITEAHTKRMAALGLAA; this is encoded by the coding sequence ATGGAGACGTCTGACAACGCCACTGCGCCCGAGTCCGCACCGGGGTCCACGCCCGGATCCGCGCCCGCGCCCGTATCCGGGTCCGGGTCCGCGGAGCCCACCGGGATCGCCGCCCAGGACTGGGCGACGGCTTCCGCCGACCCGAGGTACCGGGCGGCGGTCGTGGATCTGCTGGGAGCACTCGCCTACGGCGAACTGGCGGCCTTCGAGCGGCTCGCCGAGGACGCCAAACTCGCTCCGACGCTGGACGACAAGGCGGAACTCGCGAAGATGGCCTCCGCCGAGTTCCACCACTTCGAGAGGCTGCGCGACCGGCTCGGCGAGATCGACGCCGATCCGACGGGCGCGATGGACCCCTTCGCCGCCGCCCTGGACGACTTCCACCGCCAGACCGCGCCGTCGGACTGGCTGGAAGGGCTGGTCAAGGCGTACGTGGGCGACTCGATCGCCAGTGACTTCTACCGTGAGGTCGCCGCACGGCTGGACACCGACACCCGTGGTCTGGTGCTCGCGGTGCTGGACGACACCGGCCACGGCAACTTCGCGGTCGAGAAGGTCCGGGCCGCGATCGAGGCCGAGCCCCGGGTCGGTGGCCGTCTCGCGCTGTGGGCGCGGCGGCTGATGGGCGAGGCGCTGTCGCAGGCGCAGCGGGTGGTGGCCGACCGCGACGCGCTCTCGACGATGCTGGTGGGCGGGGTCGCCGACGGCTTCGACCTGGCCGAGGTGGGCCGGATGTTCTCCCGGATCACCGAGGCGCACACCAAGCGGATGGCGGCGCTGGGTCTGGCCGCCTGA
- a CDS encoding DEAD/DEAH box helicase, with product MTLPVALSGKDVIGQAKTGTGKTLGFGLPLLERVTVPADVEAGRCTPEQLTNAPQALVVVPTRELCQQVTNDLQTAGKVRNVRVLAIYGGRAYEPQVEALKKGVDVVVGTPGRLLDLAGQRKLDLSHVRGLVLDEADEMLDLGFLPDVERIIQLLPAKRQTMLFSATMPGAVIGLARRYMTQPTHISATSPDDAGATVANTTQRVYRAHSMDKPEMVARILQAEGRGLAMIFCRTKRTAADIADQLAQRGFASGAVHGDLGQGAREQALRAFRNGKVDVLVCTDVAARGIDVEGVTHVINYQSPEEEKTYLHRIGRTGRAGASGIAVTLVDWDDIPRWQLINKALDLGFPDPPETYSTSPHLFEELDIPAGTKGILPRTDRTRAGLAAEQVEDLGETGGRGRKSARTATAVTEERPARTRTPRQRRRTRGGSTLEGGEAQPSATTAVDTAEGADAAEPRVPRRRRRTRVGVPAEAADAVAATVAEPARDVFVEPMAQPEAAEAEPEAATKPRRRRTRAAKPVVETVADASVADTTDVAVDAATKTETKPRRRARAKTSVEAPVEAVAVAPEADAEPATKPRRRRTRATAAPSDS from the coding sequence ATGACCCTCCCGGTCGCGCTGTCCGGCAAGGACGTCATCGGCCAGGCCAAGACCGGCACGGGCAAGACTCTCGGCTTCGGACTGCCGCTCCTTGAGCGTGTCACCGTCCCCGCCGACGTCGAGGCGGGCCGTTGCACCCCCGAGCAGCTCACCAACGCCCCGCAGGCCCTCGTGGTGGTCCCCACCCGCGAGCTGTGCCAGCAGGTCACCAACGACCTCCAGACCGCCGGCAAGGTACGCAACGTACGGGTGCTGGCGATCTACGGCGGCCGTGCCTACGAGCCGCAGGTCGAGGCCCTCAAGAAGGGCGTCGACGTGGTCGTCGGCACGCCGGGCCGGCTCCTCGACCTGGCGGGCCAGCGCAAGCTCGACCTGTCGCACGTGCGCGGCCTCGTCCTGGACGAGGCGGACGAGATGCTCGACCTGGGCTTCCTGCCGGACGTCGAGCGGATCATCCAGCTGCTCCCCGCGAAGCGCCAGACGATGCTGTTCTCGGCCACGATGCCGGGCGCGGTCATCGGTCTCGCCCGCCGCTACATGACGCAGCCGACGCACATCAGCGCCACGTCGCCCGACGACGCGGGCGCGACCGTCGCCAACACCACCCAGCGGGTCTACCGCGCGCACTCCATGGACAAGCCGGAGATGGTCGCGCGCATCCTCCAGGCCGAGGGGCGCGGGCTGGCGATGATCTTCTGCCGTACGAAGCGTACGGCCGCCGACATCGCCGACCAGCTCGCCCAGCGCGGCTTCGCGTCCGGCGCCGTCCACGGCGACCTGGGCCAGGGCGCCCGGGAGCAGGCGCTGCGCGCCTTCCGCAACGGCAAGGTGGACGTCCTCGTCTGCACGGATGTCGCCGCGCGCGGCATCGACGTCGAGGGCGTGACGCATGTCATCAACTACCAGTCGCCCGAGGAGGAGAAGACCTACCTCCACCGGATCGGCCGCACCGGCCGCGCGGGCGCGTCCGGTATCGCCGTGACGCTGGTCGACTGGGACGACATCCCGCGCTGGCAGCTGATCAACAAGGCGCTGGACCTGGGCTTCCCGGACCCGCCGGAGACGTACTCCACCTCACCGCACCTGTTCGAGGAGCTCGACATCCCCGCCGGGACGAAGGGCATCCTGCCGCGCACGGACCGGACACGTGCCGGTCTGGCGGCGGAGCAGGTCGAGGACCTGGGCGAGACGGGCGGCCGGGGCCGCAAGTCCGCGCGGACGGCGACCGCCGTGACGGAGGAGCGCCCGGCGCGTACGCGTACGCCGCGGCAGCGCCGCCGTACGCGCGGCGGGAGCACGCTGGAGGGCGGCGAGGCTCAGCCGTCCGCGACCACGGCGGTGGACACCGCCGAGGGTGCGGACGCGGCCGAGCCGCGTGTCCCGCGCCGCCGTCGGCGTACGCGCGTGGGTGTGCCCGCCGAGGCGGCGGACGCGGTCGCGGCGACCGTGGCGGAACCGGCGCGTGACGTGTTCGTCGAACCGATGGCGCAGCCGGAGGCGGCGGAGGCCGAACCCGAGGCGGCGACCAAGCCGCGTCGGCGGCGTACGCGCGCGGCCAAGCCCGTGGTCGAGACCGTGGCCGACGCCTCGGTCGCCGACACCACGGACGTGGCCGTCGACGCCGCGACGAAGACCGAGACCAAGCCCCGCCGTCGGGCCCGCGCCAAGACCTCGGTCGAGGCCCCCGTCGAGGCCGTGGCGGTCGCGCCGGAGGCCGACGCCGAGCCGGCCACCAAGCCGCGCCGCCGCCGCACCCGCGCGACAGCGGCCCCGTCCGACAGCTGA